From one Phocoena sinus isolate mPhoSin1 chromosome 4, mPhoSin1.pri, whole genome shotgun sequence genomic stretch:
- the FAM131A gene encoding protein FAM131A isoform X1: MGCIGSRSPAGQVASDPAWAVEWIELPRGLSLSSLGSARTLRGWSRSSRPSSVDSQDLPEVNVGDTVAMLPKSRRALTIQEIAALARSSLHGISQVVKDHVTKPTAMAQGRVAHLIEWKGWSKPSDSPAALESAFSSYSDLSEGEQEARFAAGVAEQFAIAEAKLRAWSSVDGEDSTDESYDEDFAGGTDSDMAGQLPLGPHLQDLFTGHRFSRPMRQGSVEPESDCSQTVSPETLCSSLCSLEDGLLGSPARLASQLLGDELLLAKLPHSRESAFRSLGPLEAQDSLYNSPLTESCLSPAEEEPAPCKDCQPLCLPPASSWERQRQASDVASSGVVSLDEDEVEPEEQ; this comes from the exons ATGGGCTGTATCGGCTCTCGGAGCCCGGCGGGTCAGG tgGCCTCGGATCCGGCGTGGGCTGTGGAGTGGATCGAACTTCCTCGGGGCCTCTCTCTATCTTCCTTGGGATCTGCTCGGACCCTCCGAGGCTGGAGCCGGTCCTCCCGCCCTTCCTCAGTGGACAGCCAGGACTTGCCAGAG GTGAATGTTGGAGACACAGTCGCGATGCTGCCCAAGTCCCGAAGAGCCCTAACTATCCAGGAGATTGCTGCGCTGGCCAGATCCTCCCTGCATG GTATTTCCCAGGTAGTGAAGGACCACGTGACCAAgcccactgccatggcccagggcCGAGTGGCTCACCTCATTGAGTGGAAGGGCTGGAGCAAGCCAAGTGACTCGCCCGCTGCCCTAGAATCAGCCTTTTCCTCCTACTCAGACCTCAGTGAGGGTGAACAAGAGGCTCGCTTTGCAGCAG GAGTGGCCGAGCAATTTGCCATTGCAGAAGCCAAGCTCCGGGCATGGTCATCAGTGGATGGGGAGGACTCCACCGATGAATCCTATGATGAGGACTTTGCTGGGGGAACTGACTCAG ACATGGCTGGGCAGCTGCCCCTGGGGCCCCACCTCCAGGACCTCTTCACCGGCCACCGATTCTCCCGGCCTATGCGCCAGGGCTCCGTGGAACCCGAGAGCGACTGCTCGCAGACCGTGTCCCCAGAGACCCTGTGCTCTAGTCTGTGCAGCCTGGAGGACGGGTTGTTGGGCTCCCCGGCCCGCCTGGCTTCCCAGCTGCTGGGCGATGAGCTGCTCCTCGCCAAACTGCCCCACAGCCGGGAAAGTGCCTTCCGCAGCCTGGGCCCATTGGAGGCCCAGGACTCGCTCTACAACTCGCCCCTCACAGAGTCCTGCCTTTCTCCCGCTGAGGAGGAGCCAGCCCCCTGCAAGGACTGCCAGCCGCTCTGCCTGCCGCCAGCGAGCAGCTGGGAACGGCAGCGGCAAGCCTCTGACGTAGCTTCTTCTGGGGTGGTGTCCTTAGACGAGGATGAGGTGGAGCCAGAGGAACAGTGA
- the FAM131A gene encoding protein FAM131A isoform X3 gives MPMISVLGKMFLWQREGPGGRWTCQTSRRVASDPAWAVEWIELPRGLSLSSLGSARTLRGWSRSSRPSSVDSQDLPEVNVGDTVAMLPKSRRALTIQEIAALARSSLHGISQVVKDHVTKPTAMAQGRVAHLIEWKGWSKPSDSPAALESAFSSYSDLSEGEQEARFAAGVAEQFAIAEAKLRAWSSVDGEDSTDESYDEDFAGGTDSDMAGQLPLGPHLQDLFTGHRFSRPMRQGSVEPESDCSQTVSPETLCSSLCSLEDGLLGSPARLASQLLGDELLLAKLPHSRESAFRSLGPLEAQDSLYNSPLTESCLSPAEEEPAPCKDCQPLCLPPASSWERQRQASDVASSGVVSLDEDEVEPEEQ, from the exons ATGCCTATGATTTCTGTGCTGGGCAAAATGTTTCTGTGGCAGCGTGAAGGGCCTGGAGGACGATGGACTTGTCAGACAAGTCGCAGAG tgGCCTCGGATCCGGCGTGGGCTGTGGAGTGGATCGAACTTCCTCGGGGCCTCTCTCTATCTTCCTTGGGATCTGCTCGGACCCTCCGAGGCTGGAGCCGGTCCTCCCGCCCTTCCTCAGTGGACAGCCAGGACTTGCCAGAG GTGAATGTTGGAGACACAGTCGCGATGCTGCCCAAGTCCCGAAGAGCCCTAACTATCCAGGAGATTGCTGCGCTGGCCAGATCCTCCCTGCATG GTATTTCCCAGGTAGTGAAGGACCACGTGACCAAgcccactgccatggcccagggcCGAGTGGCTCACCTCATTGAGTGGAAGGGCTGGAGCAAGCCAAGTGACTCGCCCGCTGCCCTAGAATCAGCCTTTTCCTCCTACTCAGACCTCAGTGAGGGTGAACAAGAGGCTCGCTTTGCAGCAG GAGTGGCCGAGCAATTTGCCATTGCAGAAGCCAAGCTCCGGGCATGGTCATCAGTGGATGGGGAGGACTCCACCGATGAATCCTATGATGAGGACTTTGCTGGGGGAACTGACTCAG ACATGGCTGGGCAGCTGCCCCTGGGGCCCCACCTCCAGGACCTCTTCACCGGCCACCGATTCTCCCGGCCTATGCGCCAGGGCTCCGTGGAACCCGAGAGCGACTGCTCGCAGACCGTGTCCCCAGAGACCCTGTGCTCTAGTCTGTGCAGCCTGGAGGACGGGTTGTTGGGCTCCCCGGCCCGCCTGGCTTCCCAGCTGCTGGGCGATGAGCTGCTCCTCGCCAAACTGCCCCACAGCCGGGAAAGTGCCTTCCGCAGCCTGGGCCCATTGGAGGCCCAGGACTCGCTCTACAACTCGCCCCTCACAGAGTCCTGCCTTTCTCCCGCTGAGGAGGAGCCAGCCCCCTGCAAGGACTGCCAGCCGCTCTGCCTGCCGCCAGCGAGCAGCTGGGAACGGCAGCGGCAAGCCTCTGACGTAGCTTCTTCTGGGGTGGTGTCCTTAGACGAGGATGAGGTGGAGCCAGAGGAACAGTGA
- the FAM131A gene encoding protein FAM131A isoform X2, with product MLPKSRRALTIQEIAALARSSLHGISQVVKDHVTKPTAMAQGRVAHLIEWKGWSKPSDSPAALESAFSSYSDLSEGEQEARFAAGVAEQFAIAEAKLRAWSSVDGEDSTDESYDEDFAGGTDSDMAGQLPLGPHLQDLFTGHRFSRPMRQGSVEPESDCSQTVSPETLCSSLCSLEDGLLGSPARLASQLLGDELLLAKLPHSRESAFRSLGPLEAQDSLYNSPLTESCLSPAEEEPAPCKDCQPLCLPPASSWERQRQASDVASSGVVSLDEDEVEPEEQ from the exons ATGCTGCCCAAGTCCCGAAGAGCCCTAACTATCCAGGAGATTGCTGCGCTGGCCAGATCCTCCCTGCATG GTATTTCCCAGGTAGTGAAGGACCACGTGACCAAgcccactgccatggcccagggcCGAGTGGCTCACCTCATTGAGTGGAAGGGCTGGAGCAAGCCAAGTGACTCGCCCGCTGCCCTAGAATCAGCCTTTTCCTCCTACTCAGACCTCAGTGAGGGTGAACAAGAGGCTCGCTTTGCAGCAG GAGTGGCCGAGCAATTTGCCATTGCAGAAGCCAAGCTCCGGGCATGGTCATCAGTGGATGGGGAGGACTCCACCGATGAATCCTATGATGAGGACTTTGCTGGGGGAACTGACTCAG ACATGGCTGGGCAGCTGCCCCTGGGGCCCCACCTCCAGGACCTCTTCACCGGCCACCGATTCTCCCGGCCTATGCGCCAGGGCTCCGTGGAACCCGAGAGCGACTGCTCGCAGACCGTGTCCCCAGAGACCCTGTGCTCTAGTCTGTGCAGCCTGGAGGACGGGTTGTTGGGCTCCCCGGCCCGCCTGGCTTCCCAGCTGCTGGGCGATGAGCTGCTCCTCGCCAAACTGCCCCACAGCCGGGAAAGTGCCTTCCGCAGCCTGGGCCCATTGGAGGCCCAGGACTCGCTCTACAACTCGCCCCTCACAGAGTCCTGCCTTTCTCCCGCTGAGGAGGAGCCAGCCCCCTGCAAGGACTGCCAGCCGCTCTGCCTGCCGCCAGCGAGCAGCTGGGAACGGCAGCGGCAAGCCTCTGACGTAGCTTCTTCTGGGGTGGTGTCCTTAGACGAGGATGAGGTGGAGCCAGAGGAACAGTGA